The Hymenobacter sp. DG01 genome has a segment encoding these proteins:
- the nusB gene encoding transcription antitermination factor NusB — protein MLNRRTLRIKVMQALYAYHQAVGSDFLLAIDQIADAFAPDLNSPEPQDRKQLQGQRKMAEVIFKEWHKTAEEPEKTDDADVNDAVRDAIKYYQQAVAKDASFYGGQMVHAAESIHDQYIHLLNIPEALLQVIEEEKVRDSRRFTAAKEPLLDATRLQENPVIEKLINNIQLQDLTIRRSLKWHGEDELDALRNAWRNEMKQDPELLSYLAAPAGNYQEDQEILKHIYKTYVFKGESLPAYIEEDDLNWEENRAIVKNLVVKTVKMLDEAADENLVLMSLSANWQEDKEFAESLYKQTLADDEKYEKLIAESVQNWDVERVALTDKILLKMALCEMHLFRAIPVKVTINEYIEISKMYSTPKSKQFVNGILDKLAQDLTASGAIRKSGRGLLDNQ, from the coding sequence ATGCTCAACCGTCGCACGCTTCGCATCAAGGTCATGCAGGCTCTGTACGCCTACCATCAGGCCGTAGGGTCCGATTTTTTATTGGCTATTGACCAGATTGCGGATGCCTTCGCGCCCGATTTGAACTCGCCGGAGCCCCAGGACCGCAAGCAGTTGCAGGGCCAGCGCAAAATGGCCGAGGTCATTTTTAAAGAATGGCACAAAACCGCCGAGGAGCCGGAAAAAACCGACGACGCGGATGTAAACGACGCCGTGCGCGACGCCATTAAGTACTACCAGCAGGCAGTTGCCAAAGATGCTTCCTTCTACGGCGGGCAGATGGTGCACGCCGCCGAGAGCATTCACGACCAGTACATTCACCTGCTCAACATTCCGGAGGCCCTGCTGCAGGTAATTGAGGAGGAAAAGGTGCGCGACTCGCGCCGCTTCACGGCAGCCAAGGAGCCCCTGCTGGACGCCACGCGCCTGCAGGAAAACCCGGTTATCGAGAAGCTCATTAACAACATTCAGCTGCAGGACCTTACCATCCGTCGCTCTCTGAAGTGGCACGGCGAGGACGAGCTGGATGCCCTGCGCAACGCCTGGCGCAACGAGATGAAGCAGGACCCGGAGCTGCTGAGCTACCTGGCCGCCCCGGCTGGCAACTACCAGGAAGATCAGGAAATCCTGAAGCACATCTATAAGACGTATGTGTTCAAGGGCGAGAGCCTGCCAGCCTATATTGAGGAGGACGACCTGAACTGGGAGGAAAACCGCGCTATCGTGAAAAACCTGGTGGTGAAAACCGTCAAGATGCTCGACGAGGCGGCCGATGAGAACCTGGTGCTGATGTCGCTTTCCGCCAACTGGCAGGAAGACAAGGAGTTTGCGGAAAGCCTGTACAAGCAGACCCTGGCCGACGACGAGAAGTACGAGAAGCTGATTGCTGAATCGGTGCAGAACTGGGACGTGGAACGCGTAGCTCTCACCGACAAGATTCTGCTGAAAATGGCCCTGTGCGAAATGCACCTTTTCCGGGCTATTCCGGTGAAAGTGACCATCAACGAGTACATCGAAATCAGCAAGATGTACAGCACGCCCAAGAGCAAGCAGTTTGTGAACGGGATTCTGGATAAATTGGCGCAGGATCTGACGGCTAGCGGTGCCATCCGCAAGTCAGGTCGCGGGTTGCTGGATAACCAGTAG
- the yajC gene encoding preprotein translocase subunit YajC codes for MFATLLLQAAPATTTGGLLSYLPLVAMVVVMYFFMIRPQQRRSAEAKKFRASLAKGANVVTIGGLHGKVVDVSEETVTVEVDKGVRLRFDRSAIAREVAGKNSAPAPAA; via the coding sequence ATGTTTGCTACCCTTCTGCTCCAGGCTGCCCCGGCCACTACTACCGGCGGCCTGCTTTCCTACCTGCCCCTGGTGGCCATGGTAGTGGTAATGTATTTCTTCATGATCCGGCCCCAGCAGCGCCGCTCGGCGGAGGCCAAAAAATTCCGGGCTTCGCTGGCCAAGGGCGCTAATGTAGTGACCATCGGGGGCCTGCACGGCAAGGTGGTGGACGTGAGCGAGGAAACCGTAACCGTGGAAGTGGACAAGGGCGTGCGTCTGCGCTTCGACCGCTCAGCCATTGCTCGTGAAGTAGCCGGCAAAAACTCCGCGCCGGCCCCGGCCGCTTAG
- a CDS encoding DUF1573 domain-containing protein, whose amino-acid sequence MKRNLFSAFLLSGALLLGACNNNKAEVGAEGMNAAAANANDATAAPVVDNPNVTNETEAPNPNAPVMTFAVSEHDFGDIKPGDVVKHTFEFTNTGKSPLLIENATASCGCTTPNWTKEPIAPGAKGTIDVQFDSHGKSGIQNKEVAIQANTQPSITKVVIKTNILSDGQNGPTR is encoded by the coding sequence ATGAAACGCAATCTGTTTTCAGCTTTCCTGCTCTCCGGCGCGCTGCTGCTGGGCGCTTGCAACAATAACAAGGCCGAGGTTGGCGCCGAGGGCATGAACGCCGCCGCCGCCAATGCCAACGACGCCACGGCTGCCCCGGTGGTGGACAACCCCAACGTAACCAACGAAACCGAAGCCCCGAACCCCAACGCGCCGGTGATGACCTTCGCTGTATCGGAGCACGATTTCGGCGACATCAAGCCCGGCGACGTGGTGAAGCACACCTTCGAGTTCACCAACACTGGCAAATCGCCGCTACTGATTGAAAACGCTACGGCTTCCTGCGGCTGCACTACCCCCAACTGGACCAAGGAGCCCATTGCTCCCGGCGCGAAAGGCACCATTGATGTGCAGTTTGACTCCCATGGCAAATCGGGCATCCAAAACAAGGAGGTAGCCATTCAGGCCAACACCCAGCCCAGCATCACGAAGGTGGTTATCAAAACCAACATTCTCTCCGACGGCCAGAACGGCCCGACGCGCTAA
- the coaE gene encoding dephospho-CoA kinase (Dephospho-CoA kinase (CoaE) performs the final step in coenzyme A biosynthesis.) gives MLKIGITGGIGSGKSVVCRLFQVLGVPVYDSDARAKWVMAHDVLLRDELVAAFGPETFDTQGQLNRTYLARVAFPDPAQLARLNALVHPHVGRDFEQWAAAQQAAGYPYILKEAALLYESGAYQQLDRVITVFAPLEIRQARVLLRDPHRTADDIQNIIGKQMSEDEKLQRADYVIHNDDQHLLIPQVLRLDKEFR, from the coding sequence ATGCTGAAAATTGGAATTACGGGCGGAATCGGCTCGGGGAAGAGCGTAGTGTGCCGGCTGTTTCAGGTGCTGGGCGTGCCGGTGTATGACTCCGATGCCCGCGCCAAATGGGTTATGGCCCACGACGTGCTCCTGCGGGATGAGCTGGTAGCAGCTTTCGGTCCTGAAACCTTCGATACCCAAGGCCAGCTCAACCGCACCTACCTGGCGCGGGTGGCCTTCCCCGACCCGGCCCAGCTAGCCCGCCTCAACGCCCTGGTGCACCCCCACGTCGGCCGCGACTTTGAGCAGTGGGCCGCGGCCCAGCAGGCCGCGGGCTACCCCTATATTCTGAAGGAAGCCGCCCTGCTTTATGAGTCGGGGGCCTACCAGCAGCTGGACCGCGTCATCACGGTATTTGCGCCGCTGGAAATCCGGCAGGCGCGGGTGCTGCTCCGCGACCCGCACCGCACCGCCGACGACATCCAGAACATCATCGGCAAGCAAATGAGCGAAGACGAAAAGCTGCAGCGCGCCGACTACGTCATCCACAACGACGACCAGCATTTGCTTATTCCGCAGGTGCTACGGCTGGATAAAGAGTTCAGATAG
- a CDS encoding YtxH domain-containing protein, whose product MSSKTTTGILCFAGGALTGAVIGLLYAPEKGRETRSWLSYQLEKYRETLADLTENLVTSRADQGPSSAKSEGQRVIQDAKSKAEQLLGDVDQLINQINSRKTI is encoded by the coding sequence ATGAGTAGCAAAACCACCACCGGCATCCTCTGCTTCGCCGGCGGCGCCCTCACCGGGGCCGTTATCGGACTTCTGTACGCACCTGAAAAAGGCCGCGAAACCCGTAGCTGGCTGAGCTATCAGCTGGAGAAATACCGCGAAACCCTGGCCGACCTGACCGAGAACCTGGTGACGAGCCGCGCCGACCAGGGCCCCAGCTCCGCCAAGAGCGAAGGCCAGCGCGTAATTCAGGACGCCAAGAGCAAGGCGGAACAGCTGCTCGGCGACGTTGATCAACTCATCAACCAGATCAACTCCCGGAAAACGATTTAA
- a CDS encoding T9SS type A sorting domain-containing protein has protein sequence MKTFTFLGFFLTLFVLGSHSARAQGGATASAATPPALITDKMADPTPNTDALKVRAETNPLTKRLTVRTNATGPTRVEVNGTDGRPVITRDLISGDAAAVLDVSNLPAGSYIVQCTSGERRGMKRVVLGQ, from the coding sequence ATGAAAACGTTTACTTTCTTAGGTTTCTTCTTGACTTTGTTTGTGCTGGGCAGCCACTCAGCACGGGCCCAGGGCGGTGCTACGGCCTCAGCGGCCACGCCCCCGGCCCTGATTACCGATAAAATGGCCGACCCCACCCCCAATACGGATGCCTTGAAGGTGCGGGCCGAAACCAACCCCCTGACCAAGCGCCTCACCGTCCGGACAAATGCCACGGGCCCTACCCGGGTAGAAGTGAATGGCACCGATGGCCGCCCGGTCATCACCCGGGACCTGATTTCGGGCGACGCGGCGGCCGTGCTGGACGTAAGCAACCTGCCAGCCGGTTCCTACATCGTGCAATGCACCTCCGGGGAGCGGCGCGGTATGAAGCGGGTGGTGCTTGGACAGTAA
- a CDS encoding outer membrane beta-barrel protein yields the protein MKKILCGIALLGASATAQAQISAGTTLFSGSIGYSSQKTETSSTFPNSVNRGSKNEQFDFSPSVGYFLADNLALGVSAGATLNRERTDDYRDPNGNYYVMGTDRKTRALTGGVFARYYKFVGDKVALYGQLGGGYQNVYYSGYQNGLNYNYSNRLQGFYANLTPGIVFFPIDKLGLELTLRGASYTRLTDKDENGRYEGRSTNSSFEFGFGLSDFRLGASFYLGR from the coding sequence ATGAAGAAAATACTCTGTGGAATTGCTCTGCTAGGAGCCTCAGCCACTGCTCAAGCTCAGATTTCCGCTGGTACTACCTTGTTCTCCGGCTCTATTGGCTACTCCAGCCAGAAGACGGAAACCTCCTCTACTTTCCCCAACAGCGTAAACCGGGGCTCAAAAAACGAACAGTTTGACTTCAGCCCTTCTGTTGGTTATTTCCTGGCCGATAACCTGGCGTTGGGAGTAAGCGCCGGAGCTACCCTTAACCGGGAGCGGACGGATGATTACCGTGACCCTAACGGCAATTACTACGTGATGGGCACCGACCGCAAAACCCGTGCACTTACTGGGGGCGTATTTGCCCGCTACTACAAGTTTGTGGGCGACAAAGTAGCCTTGTACGGGCAACTGGGTGGCGGCTATCAGAACGTATACTACTCGGGTTATCAGAATGGCCTGAACTATAACTACAGCAACCGTCTGCAGGGCTTCTACGCCAACCTGACGCCTGGCATCGTTTTCTTTCCCATCGATAAGCTGGGCCTGGAACTAACGCTGCGCGGAGCCAGCTACACCCGCCTAACCGATAAGGATGAGAATGGCCGTTACGAAGGCCGTAGCACGAATAGTAGCTTCGAGTTTGGCTTCGGCCTGAGCGACTTTCGCCTCGGGGCTTCCTTCTACCTGGGTCGTTAA
- a CDS encoding ABC transporter ATP-binding protein: MRALSATNKYLIRYKWHFLGGVLFVALSTLLAIFPAQIVRYAFDLVSEGIDLYHLYAGTQAQSGVYELFGRNVLLYGILILVMALLRGIFLFFMRQTLIVMSRHVENDQKNEIYQHYQSLPLSFYRRHSTGDLMSRISEDVGRVRMYIGPALMYFMQLVILFVLIVPLMFMVNVKLTIYTLLPLPILSVSIFYVNNLIEKKSDEIQRSLASMTTFVQEAFSGIRVLKSFVREEDSHRQFAEASEHYKEKSLSLNFVNSLFFPLILFLIGLSTIVTVWLGGQEVIRGTITTGSIAEFLIYVNLLTWPVTALGWTSSLVQRAEASQARINEFLHQQTDIVSRQNLELDIKGDIVFDHVTFTYPDTGIQALRDVSFRIRPGQTLAVIGNTGAGKSTVAALLSRLYDVTSGSILIDGVDVRDLSLRALRGQIGYVPQDVFLFSDSIRNNINFGLDEPNEDKMLQAAKDANVYENILRFPEGFDTKVGERGITLSGGQKQRVSIARALVKEPKILILDDALSAVDTNTENAILGALQRIMHNRTSLIISHRVSSVKLADEILVLDDGQIVQHGTHEDLMRDEQGLYRALYERQLQSEEA; this comes from the coding sequence GTGCGCGCCCTCTCTGCTACCAATAAGTATCTGATTCGCTACAAGTGGCACTTCCTTGGGGGGGTGCTGTTTGTGGCCCTAAGCACCCTGCTGGCCATCTTCCCGGCTCAGATTGTGCGCTACGCCTTCGATCTAGTCAGTGAAGGCATTGATCTGTATCATTTGTACGCGGGTACTCAGGCCCAGAGCGGGGTGTACGAGCTGTTCGGACGCAACGTGCTGCTCTACGGCATCCTGATTCTGGTGATGGCCCTGCTGCGCGGCATCTTCCTGTTCTTCATGCGCCAAACGCTCATTGTGATGAGCCGGCACGTAGAAAACGACCAGAAAAACGAAATCTACCAGCACTATCAGTCGCTGCCGCTGAGCTTCTACCGCCGCCACAGCACCGGCGACCTGATGTCGCGCATATCGGAAGACGTAGGGCGGGTGCGCATGTACATCGGGCCGGCGCTCATGTACTTCATGCAGCTCGTGATTCTGTTCGTGCTTATCGTGCCGCTCATGTTCATGGTGAACGTGAAGCTGACCATATACACCCTGCTGCCCCTGCCCATCCTGAGCGTGAGCATCTTCTACGTCAATAACCTGATTGAGAAGAAGTCCGATGAGATTCAACGCTCCCTGGCCTCCATGACCACCTTCGTGCAGGAGGCATTTTCGGGTATTCGGGTGCTGAAGTCGTTTGTGCGGGAAGAGGATTCGCACCGGCAGTTTGCCGAGGCCTCGGAACACTACAAGGAGAAGTCGCTGAGCCTGAACTTTGTCAACTCCCTATTTTTCCCGCTGATCCTGTTCCTGATTGGCTTGAGCACCATCGTTACCGTGTGGCTAGGCGGGCAGGAAGTTATCCGTGGCACCATTACCACGGGCAGTATTGCGGAGTTCCTGATCTACGTGAACCTGCTCACCTGGCCTGTAACGGCCCTGGGCTGGACCTCCTCCCTGGTACAGCGCGCCGAGGCCTCTCAGGCCCGCATCAACGAGTTTCTGCACCAGCAGACGGATATTGTGTCGCGCCAGAACCTAGAGCTGGACATCAAGGGCGACATTGTGTTTGACCACGTTACCTTCACCTACCCCGACACCGGCATTCAAGCCCTCCGTGACGTATCGTTCCGCATCCGGCCGGGCCAGACGCTGGCGGTTATCGGCAACACCGGGGCCGGCAAAAGCACCGTGGCGGCCCTGCTCTCCCGCCTCTACGATGTCACCAGCGGCAGCATCCTGATTGATGGCGTAGATGTGCGCGACCTTTCCCTACGGGCTTTGCGCGGCCAAATCGGCTACGTACCCCAGGACGTTTTCCTGTTCTCCGACTCCATCCGCAACAACATCAACTTCGGCCTCGATGAACCCAATGAGGACAAGATGCTGCAGGCGGCCAAGGACGCCAACGTCTATGAAAATATCCTGCGCTTTCCGGAAGGCTTTGACACCAAGGTGGGCGAACGGGGCATTACGCTGTCGGGTGGCCAGAAGCAGCGCGTGAGCATTGCCCGGGCCTTGGTGAAAGAGCCCAAGATTTTGATTCTGGACGATGCCCTATCCGCGGTGGACACCAACACCGAAAACGCCATTCTGGGCGCCTTGCAGCGCATCATGCACAACCGCACCAGCCTCATTATCTCGCACCGCGTAAGCAGCGTGAAGCTAGCCGACGAAATCCTGGTACTCGACGACGGCCAGATCGTGCAGCACGGCACCCACGAGGACCTGATGCGCGACGAGCAAGGCCTGTACCGCGCCCTCTATGAGCGGCAGCTGCAAAGTGAGGAAGCTTAG
- a CDS encoding GNAT family N-acetyltransferase: MPLLEVTTAQHVRQFLDLPSRLYQDQPNWIAPLDHEIEAVFDPKRNHNFAHGEAIRWVLTDAAGVVIGRVAAFINHETPQTDPTLPVGGMGFFECINDQNAANTLFEACRSWLAQRGLAAMDGPINFGERDRYWGLLTVGFTEPNYGMFYHLPYYQQLFENYGFQTYFKQYTCYREVAVPLHESFSKAATKYAQQYPEFRFEHASKRDAEKLARDFHHVYNLAWANHSGVNPMPLEKARDLVREMKPVVDERLLWFAYHNDEPIAFFVSLPELNQIFKHVGRNFNLWGKLRFLWEKRKYDRRSDKKMFGVIFGVVPEWQGKGIESALMVHARAQFMRAGYTDIEMNWIGDFNPRMLAVTRSIGARILKTHVTYRYLFDRTRPFERSPIIR; encoded by the coding sequence ATGCCTCTGCTTGAAGTCACTACCGCGCAGCACGTCCGTCAGTTCCTCGACCTGCCTTCGCGCCTCTACCAGGATCAGCCCAACTGGATTGCCCCCCTCGACCACGAGATAGAAGCTGTTTTCGACCCCAAGCGCAACCATAACTTCGCTCACGGTGAGGCCATCCGCTGGGTGCTGACCGACGCGGCAGGAGTAGTAATCGGGCGGGTGGCGGCCTTTATCAACCACGAAACGCCCCAGACTGACCCTACCCTGCCCGTGGGCGGCATGGGCTTTTTTGAGTGCATCAACGACCAGAATGCCGCCAATACCTTGTTCGAGGCCTGCCGGAGCTGGCTGGCGCAGCGCGGCCTGGCTGCCATGGACGGCCCCATCAACTTCGGGGAGCGGGACCGGTACTGGGGCCTGCTGACGGTGGGCTTCACGGAGCCGAACTACGGCATGTTCTACCACCTACCGTACTATCAACAACTCTTTGAAAACTACGGCTTTCAGACGTATTTCAAGCAGTACACCTGCTACCGCGAGGTAGCCGTGCCCCTGCACGAGAGCTTCAGCAAAGCGGCTACCAAATACGCCCAGCAGTATCCGGAGTTCCGCTTTGAGCACGCCAGCAAGCGCGACGCCGAGAAGCTGGCCCGCGACTTTCACCACGTTTACAACTTGGCCTGGGCTAACCATAGCGGCGTCAATCCCATGCCCCTGGAAAAGGCCCGCGACCTGGTGCGCGAAATGAAGCCCGTGGTAGATGAGCGCCTACTCTGGTTTGCGTATCACAACGACGAGCCCATTGCCTTCTTCGTGAGCCTGCCCGAGCTCAACCAGATTTTCAAGCACGTAGGCCGCAACTTCAACCTGTGGGGCAAGCTGCGCTTTCTGTGGGAAAAGCGGAAGTACGACCGGCGCTCCGATAAAAAGATGTTCGGCGTCATCTTCGGGGTAGTGCCCGAGTGGCAGGGCAAGGGCATCGAGTCGGCCCTGATGGTACACGCCCGTGCCCAGTTTATGCGCGCCGGCTACACCGACATTGAGATGAACTGGATTGGCGACTTCAACCCGCGCATGCTGGCCGTAACGCGCTCTATTGGGGCCCGCATCCTGAAAACCCACGTCACGTACCGCTACCTCTTTGACCGCACCCGTCCCTTCGAGCGCAGCCCTATCATTCGGTGA
- a CDS encoding Glu/Leu/Phe/Val dehydrogenase dimerization domain-containing protein, whose translation MVETNVLTETSVFGQIAENQHEQVVFCHDHETGLRAIIGIHNTVLGPALGGTRMWHYTTEAEALNDVLRLSRGMTYKAAISGLNLGGGKAVIIGDAKTMKTEALLRKFGRFVQNLNGKYITAEDVNMTTKDMEYIRMETKHVSGLPESMGGSGDPSPVTAYGTYMGMKAAAKKAFGSDSLAGKRIAVQGVGHVGTYLLEYLQKEGAQLVLTDYYEDRALEAAARFGAKAVGLNEIYDQDVDIYSPCALGATLNDDTLRRLKCQVVAGCANNQLADENVHGPALVERGIIYAPDFLINAGGLINVCSEVQGGNRQSVMAQTERIYDITTQVLNKAEQEGSHPQAAATRQAEERIAAIGKVKSTY comes from the coding sequence ATGGTAGAAACGAACGTGTTGACCGAAACGTCGGTCTTTGGGCAGATTGCCGAGAACCAGCATGAGCAGGTAGTCTTCTGCCATGACCACGAAACGGGCCTGCGGGCCATTATCGGTATCCACAACACGGTGCTTGGGCCGGCTCTAGGTGGCACCCGGATGTGGCACTACACCACGGAGGCCGAGGCTCTGAACGACGTACTGCGCCTCTCGCGCGGTATGACTTACAAAGCGGCTATTTCGGGCCTGAACCTGGGCGGGGGCAAAGCCGTCATCATCGGCGACGCCAAAACCATGAAGACGGAGGCCCTGCTGCGCAAGTTCGGCCGCTTCGTGCAGAACCTCAATGGCAAGTACATCACGGCGGAAGATGTAAACATGACCACCAAGGACATGGAGTACATCCGGATGGAAACCAAGCACGTTTCGGGCCTTCCCGAGAGCATGGGGGGTAGCGGCGACCCGTCGCCGGTAACGGCTTACGGCACCTACATGGGCATGAAAGCCGCCGCCAAGAAAGCCTTCGGCTCCGACTCACTGGCCGGCAAGCGCATTGCCGTGCAGGGGGTAGGCCACGTAGGCACTTACCTGCTAGAGTATCTGCAGAAGGAAGGTGCCCAGCTGGTCCTCACCGATTACTACGAAGACCGCGCCCTGGAAGCTGCTGCTCGTTTCGGTGCAAAAGCAGTTGGCCTGAACGAAATCTACGACCAGGATGTAGATATCTACTCGCCCTGCGCGCTGGGTGCTACCCTGAACGATGACACGCTCCGCCGCCTGAAGTGCCAAGTAGTAGCCGGTTGCGCCAACAACCAGCTGGCCGACGAGAACGTGCACGGTCCGGCCCTAGTAGAGCGCGGCATCATCTACGCTCCCGACTTCCTCATCAACGCAGGTGGGCTCATCAACGTGTGCTCCGAGGTGCAGGGCGGCAACCGCCAGTCGGTGATGGCCCAGACCGAGCGCATCTATGACATCACCACCCAGGTGCTCAACAAAGCCGAGCAGGAAGGCAGCCACCCCCAGGCCGCCGCTACCCGCCAGGCCGAGGAGCGCATCGCCGCCATCGGCAAGGTTAAATCAACATACTAA
- a CDS encoding isocitrate/isopropylmalate dehydrogenase family protein: MHLITLIPGDGIGPEITKAVTDIFAAAQVPVQWEEQNAGQTTFDQSGELLPQALLTSLEKNKVALKGPITTPVGKGFRSINVTLRQKYDLYQNVRPSKTTEGIRTRYEGIDLVLFRENTEGLYAGLEVWDEHNGIGDSIARVTVAGARKICRAAFAYAAKHGRKKVTLAHKANILKVPGKIMLDAAQEAAREFPQIQYEDKIIDNMCMQLVGKPEQFDVIVTTNLFGDILSDLCAGLVGGLGVVAGANIGDEMAIFEAVHGSAPDIAGQGKANPTALLRSALMMLHHIGEHEHANNIERALEATLKDKAKCTGDLGGSASTSEFAQAIIENLNK; this comes from the coding sequence ATGCATCTCATCACTCTCATCCCCGGCGACGGCATTGGCCCCGAAATCACGAAAGCAGTAACCGATATTTTCGCGGCGGCGCAAGTGCCGGTGCAATGGGAGGAGCAGAACGCGGGCCAGACGACCTTCGACCAATCGGGTGAGCTGCTGCCCCAGGCGCTGCTCACGTCGCTGGAAAAGAATAAGGTAGCCCTGAAAGGCCCCATCACTACCCCGGTGGGCAAAGGCTTCCGCAGCATCAACGTAACGCTGCGCCAGAAGTATGACCTCTACCAGAACGTGCGTCCCTCCAAAACCACCGAGGGCATCCGGACGCGCTATGAGGGCATTGACCTGGTGCTGTTTCGCGAAAACACCGAGGGCCTGTATGCTGGCCTGGAAGTGTGGGATGAGCACAACGGCATCGGCGACTCTATTGCCCGCGTAACGGTAGCCGGGGCCCGCAAAATCTGCCGCGCGGCGTTTGCTTACGCTGCCAAGCACGGCCGCAAAAAAGTAACGCTGGCCCACAAGGCCAACATCCTGAAAGTGCCCGGCAAGATTATGCTGGATGCCGCCCAGGAAGCTGCCCGCGAGTTTCCGCAGATTCAGTACGAAGACAAGATCATCGACAACATGTGCATGCAGCTGGTCGGCAAGCCCGAGCAGTTCGATGTAATTGTAACCACCAACCTGTTCGGTGACATCCTGTCGGACCTGTGTGCGGGTTTGGTAGGTGGCCTGGGGGTAGTAGCCGGCGCTAACATCGGCGACGAAATGGCGATTTTCGAGGCGGTGCACGGCTCGGCTCCGGACATTGCCGGCCAGGGCAAGGCTAACCCCACGGCTCTGTTGCGCTCGGCCCTGATGATGTTGCATCACATTGGGGAGCATGAGCACGCCAACAACATCGAGCGGGCCCTGGAAGCTACCCTGAAGGACAAAGCCAAGTGCACCGGTGACCTGGGCGGCTCGGCTTCGACCAGCGAATTCGCGCAGGCTATCATTGAGAACCTGAACAAGTAA